A region of Subdoligranulum variabile DNA encodes the following proteins:
- a CDS encoding tRNA threonylcarbamoyladenosine dehydratase, with the protein MPDIYTRTRALLGTPALETLRAAHVAVFGIGGVGGQAVEVLARSGVGELSLFDSDTVAESNLNRQLVALRSTLGHYKVDAMAARIADIDPTTVVHANRLFYNTDTAAGIDMAQFDYVLDCIDTVSAKLLLIERCKAAGTPILCSMGAANKLDPTAFRVADIEKTSVDPLAKVIRIQCRKRRLGKVKVVFSTEEPLAPLTEELDESPANGRRTVPASNAFVPAACGLVCGGEVVKDLVRRAGTGRPEMNR; encoded by the coding sequence ATGCCTGATATCTATACCCGGACACGCGCCCTGCTGGGCACCCCCGCGCTGGAAACGCTGCGCGCCGCCCATGTGGCGGTGTTCGGCATCGGCGGGGTAGGCGGCCAGGCCGTCGAGGTGCTGGCCCGCAGCGGCGTGGGGGAGCTGAGTCTCTTCGACAGCGATACGGTGGCGGAATCCAACCTCAACCGGCAGCTCGTTGCGCTGCGCTCCACCCTGGGTCACTATAAAGTGGACGCCATGGCAGCCCGTATTGCGGACATCGATCCCACCACGGTGGTACACGCCAACCGGCTGTTCTATAATACCGACACCGCCGCCGGCATCGACATGGCGCAGTTCGACTATGTGCTGGACTGCATCGATACCGTCTCGGCCAAACTGCTGCTCATTGAGCGGTGCAAGGCGGCGGGAACGCCGATCCTGTGCAGCATGGGGGCGGCCAACAAGCTGGACCCCACGGCGTTCCGGGTGGCGGATATCGAAAAGACCAGTGTGGATCCGCTGGCAAAAGTCATCCGCATCCAGTGCCGCAAGCGGCGGCTGGGCAAGGTGAAGGTGGTCTTTTCCACCGAGGAGCCGTTGGCGCCTCTCACCGAGGAACTGGATGAGTCCCCGGCCAACGGGCGCCGCACGGTGCCTGCCAGCAACGCTTTTGTGCCTGCGGCCTGCGGATTGGTCTGCGGCGGCGAAGTGGTCAAGGATCTGGTGCGCAGAGCCGGCACCGGACGCCCCGAAATGAACAGATGA
- a CDS encoding RNA polymerase sigma factor yields the protein MNDRDLTRLLQTDPDAGLQAAMQAYASLVKAVLIRILPRDPRDVEECMADTFVSLWRHAAELEEQRTPLRPWLLVTARNKGIDRYHRLRRHAALSLDEELSRTIGEVAEFDRATSDAADWVGAMVAAMDPPDREIFLRKYYLLQSSKEIAAALGMAEGTVNTRLSRGRERLRRQLQQKGVHCHA from the coding sequence GTGAATGACCGGGACCTGACCCGTCTGCTGCAGACCGACCCCGACGCGGGGCTGCAGGCTGCCATGCAGGCGTACGCCTCGCTGGTCAAAGCCGTGCTGATACGGATTTTGCCGCGGGATCCGCGGGATGTGGAGGAATGTATGGCCGATACCTTTGTCTCGCTGTGGCGCCACGCCGCCGAACTGGAGGAACAACGCACACCGTTGCGGCCCTGGCTGCTGGTGACGGCACGCAACAAAGGCATTGATCGGTATCACAGGCTGCGCCGGCATGCGGCGCTCTCGCTGGACGAGGAACTGAGCCGGACCATCGGCGAGGTGGCGGAATTTGACCGTGCCACTTCGGATGCCGCCGACTGGGTTGGCGCCATGGTGGCGGCCATGGACCCGCCCGACCGGGAGATTTTTCTGCGCAAGTATTACCTGCTGCAATCCAGCAAAGAGATTGCCGCAGCCCTGGGGATGGCCGAGGGTACCGTCAACACCCGCCTGAGCCGCGGCCGGGAACGGCTGCGCCGCCAATTGCAGCAGAAAGGAGTGCACTGCCATGCGTAA
- a CDS encoding HD domain-containing protein: MFCKLTPAEETRMRQLLQGVADDPNSLLMRQFIQHGTVTTYEHCLRVARIAYWLNLRFGCRAREASLLRGAFLHDFYLYDWHACRSITHWHGFKHPLIARYNAETVFQLNETEKNIIQSHMWPLTITWLPRCREAVLVCLADKMSSAWETVMERRAPRLAWQQE, from the coding sequence ATGTTCTGCAAACTGACCCCGGCGGAAGAAACCCGGATGCGGCAGCTGCTGCAAGGGGTAGCGGACGATCCCAATTCGCTGCTGATGCGTCAGTTCATTCAGCACGGAACGGTTACGACCTACGAACATTGCCTGCGGGTGGCGCGCATCGCCTACTGGTTGAATCTGCGTTTCGGCTGCCGGGCACGGGAGGCCAGCCTGCTGCGAGGGGCCTTCCTGCACGACTTCTATCTCTACGACTGGCACGCCTGCCGCAGCATCACCCACTGGCACGGGTTCAAGCATCCGCTGATCGCCCGCTACAATGCCGAGACGGTCTTTCAGCTCAACGAAACCGAAAAAAACATCATCCAGAGCCACATGTGGCCGTTGACCATTACCTGGCTGCCGCGCTGCCGGGAGGCGGTGCTGGTCTGCCTGGCGGACAAGATGTCCTCTGCATGGGAAACGGTGATGGAACGCCGCGCGCCCCGGCTGGCCTGGCAGCAGGAATAA
- a CDS encoding helix-turn-helix domain-containing protein, which yields MPIVVNLDVMMARRHKGAGELAEEIGITPANLSVLKNNKAKAVRFSTLEALCKALDCQPADLLEYVPDEP from the coding sequence GTGCCCATCGTGGTCAATCTGGATGTGATGATGGCGCGCCGCCACAAAGGCGCAGGGGAACTGGCCGAGGAGATCGGCATCACCCCGGCCAATCTGTCCGTCCTCAAAAACAATAAAGCCAAGGCGGTGCGGTTCTCCACGCTGGAGGCGCTGTGCAAGGCGCTGGACTGCCAGCCCGCCGATCTTTTGGAATACGTTCCCGACGAGCCGTAA
- a CDS encoding DUF5662 family protein, which yields MLVMKHCFRCGLYWQGLTHDLSKLSPVEFLAGAKYWQGTCSPNNAQRKAEGYSAAWLHHKGRNKHHLEYWIDYAPAGDHALAGMRMPARYVAEMVCDRIAASKNYKGAAYTDATAWEYYEHSKDHYILHPETRRELETCLQVLRDEGEDACFAYIRTRLLGKKR from the coding sequence ATGCTGGTGATGAAACACTGCTTCCGCTGCGGACTGTACTGGCAGGGACTCACCCACGACCTGAGCAAACTGTCCCCGGTGGAATTCCTGGCCGGGGCGAAGTACTGGCAGGGGACCTGCAGCCCCAACAACGCCCAGCGCAAAGCCGAGGGCTACAGTGCCGCCTGGCTGCACCACAAGGGGCGCAACAAGCACCATCTGGAATACTGGATCGACTACGCCCCGGCCGGGGATCACGCCCTGGCCGGTATGCGGATGCCGGCCCGCTATGTGGCCGAGATGGTCTGCGACCGTATTGCCGCCAGCAAGAACTACAAGGGGGCCGCCTATACCGACGCCACTGCCTGGGAGTATTACGAGCACAGCAAGGACCACTACATCCTGCATCCTGAGACCCGCCGGGAACTGGAGACCTGTCTGCAGGTTCTGCGCGACGAAGGGGAGGATGCCTGCTTCGCCTACATCCGCACCCGGCTGCTGGGCAAGAAACGATAA
- a CDS encoding recombinase family protein, translating to MAMMNEMEYRTIGSALAGGYRAAVYCRLSKDDDLQGESASIANQRDMLEKYCEKQGWEVVAVYQDDGFTGLNMERPDLQRMLRSIERRQINLVITKDLSRLGRNYLQTGHLIEDFFPRNGVRYIAMNDGIDTLRDNNDIAPFKNILNEMYSKDISKKVHSSYLLKAQKGQFTGCLAPFGYRKDPEDKNHLLIDEETAPIVRLIFGYALNGHGPNYIRRRLEEEKIPCPTWWNRERGLRNTRTKWEKKDPENGRYMWDFSVIKDLLMNPVYTGAIASQKKDYRFKIGTIGEKKPEDWVVVEGQHEPLIDRMSFDIVQNKLKSRQRPGQTNEISLFAGLIKCGECGKSLTIRYTNAKHPQRIYSCKTYNAFGKNHCTQHRIDYDTLYSHVLRKIRECARAALMDGEAVADRLTNTCEAEQREQREAMERSLTRDEERIEVLDKMVMRLYEDMIAGRISEQNFNTMLEKTQTEQTELKTKVSEGRKRLSDEVQLANDAKQWVEAIQEYANITELDAATLNRLIKEIVVHERIDEDKTRHISIEIHFNLKPIPEVEQVTA from the coding sequence ATGGCTATGATGAACGAAATGGAATACAGAACAATCGGTTCGGCACTTGCCGGGGGCTATCGTGCAGCGGTCTATTGCAGACTGTCAAAGGACGATGACCTGCAAGGCGAAAGTGCCAGTATCGCAAACCAGCGTGATATGCTGGAAAAATACTGCGAAAAGCAGGGATGGGAGGTTGTGGCAGTCTATCAGGACGATGGCTTCACAGGTCTTAATATGGAGCGCCCTGATTTACAGAGAATGTTGAGATCCATTGAGCGCAGGCAAATCAACCTTGTTATCACGAAAGACCTCAGCCGACTGGGGCGTAACTATCTGCAAACCGGGCATTTGATTGAGGACTTTTTCCCAAGAAACGGGGTGCGCTATATCGCCATGAATGACGGTATCGACACCTTACGGGATAACAACGACATTGCCCCGTTCAAGAATATCCTGAACGAGATGTACAGCAAGGATATTTCCAAGAAAGTCCATTCCTCTTATCTTCTGAAAGCGCAGAAAGGACAGTTTACCGGGTGTCTTGCCCCGTTTGGGTATCGGAAAGACCCGGAGGACAAAAACCATCTGCTCATTGACGAGGAAACCGCCCCGATTGTGCGGCTGATTTTCGGATATGCCCTAAACGGTCATGGTCCGAACTATATCCGCAGACGGCTGGAGGAAGAAAAAATCCCCTGCCCCACATGGTGGAACCGGGAACGGGGGCTTCGCAATACCCGCACCAAATGGGAAAAGAAAGACCCGGAAAACGGGCGGTATATGTGGGACTTCTCCGTTATCAAAGACCTTTTGATGAATCCCGTCTACACCGGGGCGATTGCTTCCCAGAAAAAAGACTACCGCTTCAAAATCGGCACGATTGGGGAAAAGAAACCGGAGGACTGGGTTGTGGTTGAGGGACAGCACGAACCGCTGATTGACCGCATGAGCTTTGATATTGTGCAGAACAAGCTGAAATCCCGCCAGCGTCCGGGGCAGACCAATGAAATCAGCCTGTTTGCCGGACTGATAAAATGCGGCGAGTGTGGGAAGTCGCTGACGATACGCTACACAAACGCAAAACATCCCCAGCGGATTTACTCCTGCAAGACCTACAATGCCTTTGGAAAGAACCACTGCACCCAGCACCGGATTGACTATGACACCCTTTACAGCCATGTGCTGCGGAAAATCCGGGAATGTGCCAGAGCTGCCCTGATGGACGGGGAAGCGGTTGCTGACCGCCTGACCAATACCTGTGAAGCCGAGCAGCGGGAACAGCGGGAAGCAATGGAACGCTCCCTTACAAGGGACGAGGAACGGATTGAGGTTCTGGACAAAATGGTCATGCGGCTTTATGAGGATATGATTGCAGGGCGTATCAGTGAGCAGAATTTCAACACCATGCTGGAAAAGACACAGACCGAGCAGACGGAGCTTAAAACAAAAGTGTCCGAGGGCAGAAAGCGGCTGTCCGATGAAGTCCAGCTTGCCAATGACGCAAAACAATGGGTGGAAGCCATTCAGGAATACGCCAACATCACAGAGCTGGACGCAGCCACCCTCAACCGCTTAATCAAAGAAATCGTCGTGCATGAGCGCATTGACGAAGATAAAACAAGACACATTTCTATCGAAATTCATTTTAATCTCAAACCCATCCCGGAGGTGGAACAGGTCACTGCCTGA
- a CDS encoding GH25 family lysozyme, which translates to MSEDRKVYRSSGRAAPNTQPPAAPQNQAGRPQPPRSGKPRRRKSARRRRSRLVLALCLLCLFVVAGVCLALTRCTSGPSGPAQADFGTAAAAWQKNELGYYFNASGEAIPAAVLKGIDVSKFQGEVDWEKAKAAGIDFAIIRCGYGGEWDGQEADWAQDDDQWRRNADECTRLGIPFGVYLYSYATTVEEARSEADHVARLLGLVAPPQEGLADYTASPYQLSYPVYYDLEDKSISGIFSDEMAAITQAFFDRLVELGYTGEQGIYASLNWVRARFSDPAFDPWRDNLWIARFSDSLGYTGTYDMWQCTYQAPGADYGVQSETVDVDFVMRPFTVTGITDGMGKAADPVFVNDTYQMELHLDAKDARATLTTNQSSEEEGGQKIFWQSSNEDVATVDKHGVVRAQADSGECTITATLADGTESVSCLVRIGDITVPVFATAQLNGMRDNMAYVAGLKASAPDAILLDAGGGLQGTRSSSLTGGMDMFSTFSAVGYDLQAIGAEDLAFGIERLRSDANMASGPSLAANLRDAEGSAIFYRSTSWNRNRITNGMNYVLERAGYKIGFFSLADTATVTGQVGLVNEETPIANDLAQTASEQVAALQAEGVDVILCIATPGVDVRELDNTLADLGVTAVINGNGEELQGTALPVLVAGQGTGEVARLNLVFTQGGSCRVDLESKVTTGDLETALNDQWSQYLTTGEDGSLTVTDTADPEKDVAADGADPTAPTERAEDAVRQAASAYLNASLALQELDADDLSILNTPLFTYAQNPDASKTISYANYLATLYEEIAENDRDHWPEGWADAEVTGVAGGVTELEYGDITRQQLLESMPIAQRLVLVSTTAEAAQTLIDSGNVTRTYQASLTAYEPEGDTVLLVGDTQTLEALGEDNYTILRDYGDLFWDVRMNINDNTNNFTEDFVLPEAPTYGVGRNQ; encoded by the coding sequence GTGTCTGAAGATCGCAAAGTATATCGCAGCTCCGGGCGGGCTGCTCCGAATACGCAACCACCGGCGGCCCCGCAGAATCAGGCGGGCCGGCCGCAGCCGCCGCGCAGCGGCAAACCACGCCGCCGCAAAAGTGCCCGCCGCCGGCGCAGCCGGCTGGTGCTGGCACTGTGTTTGCTCTGCCTGTTTGTGGTGGCAGGGGTTTGCCTTGCGCTGACCCGATGCACTTCCGGCCCCAGCGGTCCGGCACAGGCGGATTTCGGCACAGCGGCGGCAGCCTGGCAGAAAAATGAACTGGGGTACTATTTCAACGCCAGCGGCGAGGCCATCCCGGCGGCGGTGCTCAAGGGCATCGACGTCTCCAAATTCCAAGGCGAGGTGGACTGGGAAAAGGCCAAGGCTGCGGGCATTGATTTCGCCATCATCCGCTGCGGCTACGGCGGTGAATGGGACGGCCAGGAAGCCGACTGGGCCCAGGACGACGACCAGTGGCGCCGCAACGCCGATGAATGCACCCGTCTGGGGATTCCTTTCGGGGTGTATCTCTACTCCTATGCCACCACGGTGGAGGAGGCCCGCTCCGAGGCCGACCATGTGGCACGGCTGCTGGGACTGGTGGCCCCGCCCCAGGAAGGCCTGGCCGATTACACGGCTTCACCCTACCAGCTGTCCTATCCGGTGTATTACGACCTGGAGGACAAGAGCATCAGCGGGATCTTCTCCGATGAGATGGCCGCCATTACCCAGGCCTTCTTTGACCGGCTGGTGGAGCTGGGCTACACCGGGGAACAGGGCATCTATGCCTCGCTGAACTGGGTGCGCGCCCGCTTCAGCGACCCGGCCTTCGACCCCTGGCGGGACAATCTGTGGATCGCCCGCTTCTCGGATTCTCTGGGCTACACCGGCACCTACGACATGTGGCAGTGCACCTACCAGGCGCCCGGCGCCGACTACGGCGTCCAGAGCGAGACGGTGGACGTGGACTTCGTCATGCGTCCCTTTACCGTCACGGGCATCACCGACGGTATGGGCAAGGCCGCCGATCCGGTCTTTGTCAACGATACTTACCAGATGGAGCTGCATCTGGACGCCAAGGATGCCCGCGCCACCCTGACTACCAACCAGTCCTCCGAGGAGGAGGGAGGCCAGAAGATTTTCTGGCAGAGCAGCAATGAGGATGTGGCCACCGTGGATAAGCACGGTGTGGTCCGGGCCCAGGCGGACAGCGGCGAGTGCACCATCACCGCCACGCTGGCCGACGGCACCGAGAGCGTTTCCTGTCTGGTACGCATCGGCGACATTACGGTGCCGGTCTTTGCCACTGCCCAGCTGAACGGCATGCGGGACAATATGGCCTATGTGGCGGGGCTCAAGGCCTCGGCGCCGGACGCTATCCTGCTGGATGCCGGCGGCGGCCTGCAGGGAACCCGGAGCTCCAGCCTCACCGGCGGCATGGATATGTTCAGCACCTTCTCGGCAGTGGGATATGACCTGCAGGCCATCGGCGCGGAGGATCTTGCTTTCGGCATCGAGCGGCTGCGCAGCGATGCCAACATGGCTTCGGGACCGTCCCTGGCGGCCAACCTGCGGGACGCCGAGGGTTCCGCCATCTTCTACCGTTCCACCAGCTGGAATCGCAACCGCATCACCAACGGTATGAACTACGTGCTGGAACGGGCGGGCTATAAGATCGGCTTCTTCTCTCTGGCGGATACCGCCACGGTGACCGGCCAAGTCGGCCTTGTCAACGAGGAAACGCCCATCGCCAATGACCTGGCCCAGACCGCCAGTGAGCAGGTCGCGGCCCTGCAGGCCGAGGGCGTGGACGTTATCCTCTGCATTGCCACCCCCGGGGTGGATGTCCGGGAACTGGACAATACGCTGGCAGACCTGGGCGTTACAGCGGTCATCAACGGCAATGGCGAGGAATTGCAGGGGACCGCATTGCCGGTGCTGGTTGCAGGCCAGGGCACCGGAGAGGTAGCCCGGCTGAATCTCGTCTTTACCCAGGGCGGCAGCTGCCGGGTGGACCTGGAAAGCAAGGTGACCACCGGCGATCTGGAGACGGCTCTCAACGACCAGTGGAGTCAGTACCTGACCACCGGGGAGGACGGCAGCCTGACGGTAACCGATACCGCCGACCCCGAAAAGGATGTGGCGGCGGACGGGGCCGATCCCACGGCGCCCACCGAGCGCGCCGAGGATGCCGTCCGTCAGGCGGCCTCTGCCTACCTGAACGCCTCGCTGGCGCTGCAGGAGTTGGACGCCGACGATCTGAGCATCCTGAATACACCGCTCTTCACCTACGCCCAGAATCCCGATGCCAGCAAGACGATCAGCTACGCCAACTATCTGGCCACCCTCTACGAGGAAATTGCCGAGAATGACCGCGACCACTGGCCGGAAGGTTGGGCGGATGCCGAGGTGACCGGTGTGGCTGGCGGCGTCACCGAGCTGGAATATGGTGACATCACCCGCCAGCAGCTGCTGGAATCGATGCCCATTGCCCAGCGGCTGGTGCTGGTCTCCACCACGGCGGAGGCGGCCCAGACCCTCATCGACAGCGGCAATGTCACCCGCACCTACCAAGCCAGCCTGACGGCTTACGAGCCGGAAGGGGATACCGTCCTGCTGGTGGGCGACACCCAGACGCTGGAGGCACTGGGCGAAGACAACTATACCATCCTGCGTGATTACGGCGACCTGTTCTGGGATGTCCGTATGAATATCAACGACAACACCAACAATTTCACCGAAGATTTTGTCCTGCCCGAAGCGCCCACCTACGGCGTGGGCCGCAACCAGTAA
- a CDS encoding MBL fold metallo-hydrolase RNA specificity domain-containing protein, producing MKLTFLGAAREVTGSCTQLEAAGHRLLVDCGMEQGRDVYENADLPYAPGTYEALLLTHAHIDHSGQIPYLYKNGYRGPIYSTDATMDLCGIMLRDSAHIQEQEAEWKNRKAQRSGAAMVEPDYTVEDAEKVMQQFVPCPYGAWQTLFDEEGGKIEVLFTDVGHLLGSASISIRITEPERQPEIIVFSGDIGNTHQPLIKDPAIPPHADYLVMESTYGDRSHGPRPDYLGELTEVLQTTFDRGGNVVIPSFAVGRTQELLYFIRQIKEEGRIHGHDDFPVFVDSPLASKSTTIFRENFMECYDEEAMAIVQRGENPLWFPGLCVSETKEESMAINGDPTPKVIISASGMCDAGRIRHHLKYNLWRPECTILFVGFQSPGTLGNVLLGGATEVKLFGDEIQVKAHIHRLSGLSGHADQDGLANWLHAFDEKPKFVFVNHGEDAVADHWAHRLQEEGYEAEAPYNGSIWIVGDGRVACAEVGNTKKIVKTPGVATVRSSAAYDRLVNMGKRLMAVIQHNQGGANKDLAKFASQIASLCDKWDR from the coding sequence ATGAAACTTACCTTTTTGGGTGCTGCCCGGGAAGTGACCGGCAGCTGCACGCAGCTGGAAGCGGCGGGGCACCGTCTGCTGGTGGACTGCGGTATGGAGCAGGGACGGGATGTCTATGAAAACGCCGACCTGCCCTATGCCCCCGGCACCTACGAGGCCTTGCTGCTGACCCACGCCCACATCGACCACTCGGGTCAGATCCCCTACCTCTATAAAAACGGCTACCGCGGGCCCATCTATTCCACCGATGCGACGATGGATCTGTGCGGTATCATGCTGCGGGACTCGGCGCACATCCAGGAACAGGAGGCCGAGTGGAAAAACCGAAAAGCCCAGCGCAGCGGCGCCGCCATGGTAGAACCGGATTACACGGTGGAGGATGCCGAAAAGGTCATGCAGCAGTTCGTGCCCTGCCCCTACGGCGCCTGGCAGACGCTGTTTGACGAAGAGGGCGGCAAGATCGAGGTGCTCTTCACCGACGTGGGCCACCTGCTGGGCAGTGCGTCCATCTCCATCCGGATCACCGAACCGGAACGCCAGCCCGAGATCATCGTCTTTTCCGGCGACATCGGCAACACCCATCAGCCGCTGATCAAGGATCCGGCCATCCCGCCCCACGCTGACTATCTGGTCATGGAATCCACCTACGGTGATCGCAGCCACGGCCCGCGGCCGGATTATCTCGGGGAGCTCACCGAGGTGCTGCAGACCACCTTTGACCGGGGCGGCAACGTGGTCATCCCCAGCTTTGCGGTGGGCCGTACCCAGGAACTGCTCTATTTCATCCGCCAGATCAAGGAGGAAGGCCGCATCCACGGGCACGATGATTTCCCAGTCTTTGTGGACAGCCCCCTGGCCAGCAAGTCCACCACCATCTTCCGGGAAAACTTCATGGAATGCTACGATGAGGAGGCCATGGCCATCGTCCAGCGCGGAGAAAATCCGCTGTGGTTCCCGGGACTTTGTGTCAGCGAGACCAAGGAAGAGTCCATGGCCATCAACGGAGATCCCACGCCCAAGGTCATCATCTCGGCCTCCGGCATGTGTGACGCGGGCCGCATCCGCCACCATCTGAAGTACAATCTCTGGCGGCCGGAGTGCACCATCCTCTTCGTGGGATTCCAGAGCCCCGGGACCCTGGGCAATGTGCTGCTGGGCGGCGCCACCGAAGTCAAGCTCTTCGGAGACGAGATCCAGGTCAAGGCCCACATCCATCGTCTCAGCGGGCTGTCGGGGCACGCCGACCAGGACGGGCTGGCCAACTGGCTGCATGCCTTTGACGAAAAGCCCAAGTTCGTCTTTGTCAACCACGGCGAGGATGCGGTAGCCGACCACTGGGCCCACCGTCTGCAGGAGGAAGGCTACGAGGCCGAAGCACCCTACAACGGGTCCATCTGGATCGTGGGGGATGGACGGGTGGCCTGTGCCGAGGTCGGCAACACCAAAAAGATCGTCAAGACGCCGGGCGTGGCTACGGTGCGCAGCAGTGCGGCCTACGACCGGCTGGTCAACATGGGCAAGCGCCTGATGGCGGTCATTCAGCACAACCAGGGCGGCGCCAATAAGGACCTGGCCAAGTTTGCCAGCCAGATCGCCAGCCTGTGCGACAAATGGGACCGCTGA
- a CDS encoding DUF4153 domain-containing protein produces the protein MNELPKEGAGRPLYESVPKMQPEVPSAPYLWSAAASYPLAYLYVKEILFVSKFTSWGLPVFTILFIAGVEVMARALHRKAAAETPLWAGCWLVLTGAMVLWGEQPALSGWQPLVWHLFAVWFVLARCGMLAQGYTGSLCFLDGVTGLILLPFGNFFRRIGAVWAGLRSLARQRLKLRQTAVGAVTVVITLLLCAVAWSLLAAADPHFAAIGRNWTAWLNSFLDSYKLFSYVMYFLLSLPVGAWLYGLVAGALRRETPPCPADRFCARTEPLRCLPWITSNVAVGALCAIYTLFFALQAAEWLAAAPLGLTAPAASDFAVDGFWELLRILLLDFCVLAAVRFLGRRPLPKALAALFCLYGVAFAALAAAKLATYIRLFGYTPRRVVAGWFLCVLGIWAILLLVRVFRAVPAARIGLAVLAVSFVLLSCADIKSRIVRANVERYAAGVDADLDLDVLQDCGLSYWTRGREQSDMVTYTRWLLDAGWFENRSIEDLQQLYDMDGPGLGETRRVRLDGDWLLTMTFDDRWCCTAASLTQTENRV, from the coding sequence ATGAACGAACTCCCCAAAGAGGGCGCCGGGCGTCCCCTTTACGAAAGTGTGCCCAAAATGCAGCCCGAAGTGCCGTCGGCTCCTTATTTATGGAGCGCGGCGGCCAGTTATCCGCTGGCCTATCTCTATGTCAAAGAAATCCTGTTTGTCAGTAAGTTTACGAGCTGGGGCCTGCCGGTCTTCACCATCCTGTTCATCGCGGGGGTGGAAGTGATGGCCCGTGCCCTGCACCGCAAGGCTGCTGCAGAAACGCCTCTCTGGGCGGGATGCTGGCTGGTGCTGACCGGTGCCATGGTCCTGTGGGGAGAACAGCCCGCGCTGAGCGGATGGCAGCCGCTGGTCTGGCATCTCTTTGCCGTCTGGTTTGTGCTGGCCCGCTGCGGGATGCTGGCCCAAGGATACACCGGCAGCCTCTGCTTTCTGGACGGGGTGACCGGCTTGATCCTTCTGCCCTTCGGCAATTTTTTCCGGCGCATCGGGGCGGTCTGGGCCGGCCTGCGCAGCCTTGCCCGGCAGCGGTTGAAACTGCGTCAGACCGCCGTGGGGGCAGTGACCGTGGTGATCACCCTGCTGCTCTGTGCCGTGGCCTGGAGTCTGCTGGCTGCGGCCGACCCGCATTTTGCGGCCATCGGCCGGAACTGGACTGCCTGGCTGAACAGCTTCCTGGACAGCTACAAGCTGTTCTCCTATGTCATGTACTTCCTGCTTTCTCTGCCGGTGGGGGCTTGGCTGTACGGCCTGGTGGCGGGCGCTCTGCGCCGGGAAACACCGCCCTGTCCGGCAGACCGCTTCTGTGCCCGGACGGAACCGCTGCGCTGCCTGCCCTGGATCACCTCCAACGTGGCGGTAGGGGCCCTTTGCGCCATCTACACGCTGTTTTTTGCTCTGCAGGCGGCGGAGTGGCTGGCTGCCGCTCCGCTGGGACTGACGGCGCCGGCTGCCTCCGACTTTGCGGTGGATGGGTTCTGGGAGCTGCTGCGCATTTTGCTGTTGGACTTCTGTGTGCTGGCAGCGGTCCGGTTCCTGGGCCGCCGGCCGCTGCCCAAAGCCCTGGCCGCCCTTTTCTGTCTGTACGGTGTGGCCTTTGCGGCGCTGGCCGCCGCCAAACTGGCAACCTACATCCGCCTGTTCGGCTACACGCCCCGCCGCGTGGTGGCCGGGTGGTTCCTCTGTGTGCTGGGGATCTGGGCCATTCTGCTGCTGGTGCGGGTCTTCCGGGCAGTGCCGGCGGCACGGATCGGCCTGGCGGTGCTGGCGGTCAGCTTTGTGCTGCTCTCCTGCGCGGATATAAAAAGCCGGATCGTACGTGCCAACGTGGAGCGGTACGCTGCAGGCGTGGATGCCGACCTGGACCTGGATGTGCTGCAGGACTGCGGTCTCAGCTACTGGACGCGGGGCAGGGAACAGTCCGACATGGTGACCTATACCCGCTGGCTGCTGGATGCCGGCTGGTTTGAAAACCGATCCATCGAGGATCTGCAGCAGCTCTACGATATGGATGGCCCCGGCCTCGGAGAAACACGGCGGGTCAGACTGGACGGAGACTGGCTGCTGACCATGACATTTGACGACCGCTGGTGCTGTACGGCGGCTTCCTTGACGCAGACGGAAAACCGGGTATAA
- a CDS encoding DUF2975 domain-containing protein, with product MKCWQWDDHKSITLTRYVVALAILGSAVMTVCGPWLVRWLMQTHHLNHDGPAVEIALLVLGYLCAALAFWMLYNLYRFLKRLEQGQVFVSQTVLALRRISWCCTWAAVLCLPAGIWIYLPFAFLAVAAGFMALLVRVLKNAFEQAVRMKDELDYTI from the coding sequence ATGAAATGTTGGCAATGGGACGATCACAAAAGCATCACGCTGACCCGCTACGTGGTGGCGCTGGCTATTTTGGGCAGTGCCGTGATGACGGTGTGCGGTCCCTGGCTGGTACGCTGGCTGATGCAGACCCACCATCTGAACCATGACGGCCCGGCGGTGGAAATCGCCTTGCTGGTACTGGGGTATCTCTGTGCAGCACTGGCTTTCTGGATGCTGTATAACCTTTATCGCTTTTTGAAGCGGCTGGAGCAGGGGCAGGTCTTTGTGTCCCAGACGGTGCTGGCGCTGCGCCGGATCAGCTGGTGCTGCACCTGGGCGGCGGTGCTCTGCCTGCCGGCGGGCATCTGGATCTATCTGCCCTTTGCCTTTCTGGCGGTGGCGGCAGGATTCATGGCACTGCTGGTGCGGGTGCTCAAAAATGCCTTTGAGCAGGCCGTGCGGATGAAGGACGAACTGGACTATACCATTTAA